A window of the Penaeus monodon isolate SGIC_2016 chromosome 38, NSTDA_Pmon_1, whole genome shotgun sequence genome harbors these coding sequences:
- the LOC119596804 gene encoding pro-resilin-like has protein sequence MNTKVFILLGLAAVVAADSREIFSYGPPRDSSEESFESYESGEAKYDFSYAVQHEDSGNDFGHEEARDGEHTQGSYYVRLPDTRLQSVKYFVDGDSGYVAEVNYEGEARFPDSYESASFESREYRPPRPVYTYGSNESK, from the exons ATGAACACCAAG GTCTTCATCCTGCTCGGTCTGGCAGCCGTGGTTGCTGCCGACAGCCGTGAGATTTTCTCTTACGGACCTCCCCGG GATTCCTCCGAAGAGTCATTCGAATCCTACGAGTCGGGAGAAGCCAAGTACGACTTCAGTTATGCCGTTCAGCACGAAgactccggcaacgacttcggccacgaggaagcccgtgacggtgaacacactcagggatcctactacgtgagGCTTCCCGACACCCGTCTGCAGAGCGTCAAGTacttcgtggacggcgactccggctacgtggctgaggtcaactacgagggcgaggctcgtttCCCCGACTCCTACGAGTCTGCTTCCTTCGAGTCCCGCGAGTACAGGCCACCAAGGCCAGTCTACACCTATGGCTCCAACGAGTCAAAGTAA